In Lysobacter firmicutimachus, one genomic interval encodes:
- a CDS encoding LysR family transcriptional regulator, giving the protein MDRIDAMQAFARVVETGSFTKAADTLRISKTRVTQLVQQLEARLRVKLLNRTTRKVVVTADGAAYYERVLRLLADIDDAETSLSGAAAAPRGRLRVDVPSPLARLVLIPALPAFCERYPELQLDLGVSDRRVDLIGENVDCVIRGGPIADPSLVARHIGDLALGAYASPAYLQRAGVPAHPRELDDARHRIVRFQWPRAGQAPAQTLQRGGEQVPLQGRYVVAVDDGNAYLAAGLAGLGVLWLPQYMARAHAERGELVRLFADWRLPPMPLYLAYPPNRHVSAKLRVFIDWVAEVVGREAPVVGRG; this is encoded by the coding sequence ATGGACCGTATCGACGCGATGCAGGCCTTCGCCCGCGTGGTCGAGACCGGCAGCTTCACCAAGGCCGCCGACACCCTGCGGATCAGCAAGACCCGCGTCACCCAGCTGGTGCAGCAGCTGGAGGCGCGGCTGCGGGTCAAGCTGCTCAACCGCACCACCCGCAAGGTCGTCGTCACCGCCGACGGCGCCGCCTATTACGAGCGGGTGCTGCGCCTGCTCGCCGACATCGACGATGCCGAGACCAGCCTGTCCGGCGCCGCGGCCGCGCCGCGCGGCCGGCTGCGCGTGGACGTGCCCAGCCCGTTGGCGCGGCTGGTGCTGATCCCGGCCCTGCCGGCGTTCTGCGAGCGCTACCCCGAACTGCAGCTCGACCTGGGCGTCAGCGACCGCCGGGTCGACCTGATCGGCGAGAACGTCGACTGCGTGATCCGCGGCGGCCCGATCGCCGACCCCTCGCTGGTCGCGCGCCATATCGGCGACCTCGCGCTGGGTGCCTACGCCTCGCCTGCCTACCTGCAGCGCGCCGGCGTCCCCGCGCACCCGCGCGAGCTCGACGACGCCCGCCACCGCATCGTCCGCTTCCAGTGGCCGCGCGCCGGCCAGGCTCCGGCGCAGACCCTGCAGCGCGGCGGCGAACAAGTGCCGCTGCAAGGCCGTTACGTCGTCGCTGTCGACGACGGCAACGCCTACCTCGCCGCCGGCCTGGCCGGCCTCGGCGTGCTCTGGCTGCCCCAGTACATGGCCCGCGCCCACGCCGAACGCGGCGAACTGGTGCGTTTATTCGCCGACTGGCGCCTGCCGCCGATGCCGCTGTACCTGGCCTACCCGCCGAACCGCCACGTCAGCGCCAAGCTGCGGGTGTTCATCGATTGGGTGGCGGAGGTAGTGGGGCGGGAGGCGCCGGTGGTGGGGCGGGGGTAG
- a CDS encoding RidA family protein, whose amino-acid sequence MSKRDVVFPAGRQALYQRNRYSPALRSNGFLFVSGQVGSREDGSPEPELEAQVRLAFANLNAVLAAAGCSFDDVVDVTLFVVDPERNFERIWAIVPEFWGEAPHPTLTGIGVTWLYGFQFEIKAIAKLPQSAAQ is encoded by the coding sequence ATGAGCAAGCGCGATGTGGTATTTCCCGCAGGACGGCAGGCGCTGTACCAGCGCAACCGCTATTCGCCGGCGCTGCGGTCGAACGGCTTCCTGTTCGTCTCCGGCCAGGTCGGCAGCCGCGAGGACGGCTCGCCCGAGCCGGAACTGGAAGCGCAGGTGCGGCTGGCGTTCGCCAATTTGAACGCGGTGCTGGCCGCGGCCGGCTGCAGCTTCGACGATGTGGTCGACGTCACCCTGTTCGTGGTCGACCCGGAGCGGAATTTCGAGCGCATCTGGGCGATCGTGCCCGAGTTCTGGGGCGAGGCGCCGCATCCCACCCTGACCGGGATCGGGGTGACCTGGCTGTACGGATTCCAGTTCGAGATCAAGGCGATCGCCAAGTTGCCGCAAAGCGCGGCGCAATGA